One Vespula pensylvanica isolate Volc-1 chromosome 3, ASM1446617v1, whole genome shotgun sequence DNA window includes the following coding sequences:
- the LOC122628001 gene encoding acetyl-CoA carboxylase isoform X5, whose protein sequence is MTEHARDDEPNLREERATPPRRIRHRPSMSQGTVMIQTQNRLQEKDFTVATPEEFVHRFGGTKVINKVLIANNGIAAVKCMRSIRRWSYEMFKNERAVRFVVMVTPEDLKANAEYIKMADQYVPVPGGTNNNNYANVELIVDIATRTQVQAVWAGWGHASENPKLPELLHKNNISFIGPSERAMWALGDKIASSIVAQTADVPTLPWSGSELKAQYSGKKIKISTELFKKGCVSTVEECLAAANKIGFPIMVKASEGGGGKGIRKCENAEELPALFRQVQGEIPGSPIFIMKMAKCARHLEVQLLADNYGNAISLFGRDCSIQRRHQKIIEEAPAVIAKPEVFEEMEKAAVRLAKMVGYVSAGTVEYLYDTSGRYYFLELNPRLQVEHPCTEMVSDVNLPAAQLQVAMGLPLHHIKDIRLLYGESPWGDSQIDFDQLRHKPQPWGHVIAARITSENPDEGFKPSSGTVQELNFRSSKNVWGYFSVGASGGLHEFADSQFGHCFSWGEDRYQARENLVIALKELSIRGDFRTTVEYLITLLETEAFQQNNIDTSWLDVLIAERVKSDKPNVLLAVTCGAIHIADRTITASFTEFQTALEKGQVQGSNDLNNLVDVELVNDGYKYKVQAAKSGPNSYFLVLNSSYKEIEVHRLSDGGLLLSMDGASYTTYMKEEVDRYRITIGNQTCVFEKDNDPSLLRSPSAGKLINFLVEDSGHVDRGQAYAEIEVMKMIMTVTTSEAGTLFYVKRPGAILEAGTVIAHLELDDPSLVTNAEEYSGQFPTPAVPAIPDKLNHLHSKYRTALENTLAGYCLPDPYHLPRLRELIEKFMFSLRDPSLPLLELQEVIATISGRIPASVEKKIRKLMSLYERNITSVLAQFPSQQIAAVIDGHAATLSKRSDRDVFFLTTQAIVQLVQRYRNGIRGRMKTAVHELLRQYYMVECQFQQGHYDKCVSALIEQYKDDLSTVTAMIFSHNQVTKKNILVTMLIDHLWANEPGLTDELASTLTELTSLNRTEHSRVALRARQVLIAAHQPAYELRHNQMESIFLSAVDMYGHDFHPENLQKLILSETSIFDILHDFFYHSNRAVCNAALEVYVRRAYISYELTCLQHLELSGEIPLVHFQFLLPNNHPNRQTQSIVNYRTGAMAAFKDFDQFREYSDEILDLLEDLSSPSSVSVKVLEAVDAIGSESRHSTSINVSLSTAAEAATAAELGERPAEPVHILSIAIQENGNQDDATMARLFGDWCATSKEELISRGIRRVTFAALKKKQFPKFFTFRQRDGFVEDRIYRHLEPGCAFQLELNRMRTYDLEALPTSNQKMHLYLGQAKVAKGQQVTDYRFFIRSIIRHSDLITKEASFDYLHNEGERVLLEAMDELEVAFSHPLAKRTECNHIFLNFVPTVIMDPARIEESVTSMVLRYGPRLWKLRVRQAEIKMTIRPAPGKSTSNIRLCIANDSGYSIDLHLYAESTDPKTGIIRFESYPPPAANLSNWRPGPMHGLPISTPYLTKDYLQAKRFQAQSAGTTYAYDLPDIFRQQVEKSWHKYIEERPNSNITIPTSVMDCVELVLDGDNLVEQKRLPGENDVGMVAWRLTLYTPEFPAGRDIILISNDLTHFLGSFGPKEDFLFYRASERARQLGIPRIYFAANAGARIGLAEEIKGLFKIAWEDEGEPEKGFKYIYLTPDDYARLAPFNSVKASLIEDPAGESRYKITDIIGKDDGIGVENLKYAGMIASETSRAYDEIVTISIVSCRAIGIGSYLVRLGQRTIQIENSHIILTGYRALNAVLGREVYASNNQLGGIQIMHNNGVTHAVDSRDLEGVATVLKWLSYFPRARGTSLPILPSPLPDSINRDITYVPTKAPYDPRWMLEGRYSPNDQNVWESGFFDRGSWQEIMKPWAQTVITGRARLGGIPCGVIAVETRTVELHLPADPANLDSEAKTISQAGQVWFPDSAYKTAQAIRDFNREELPLVIFANWRGFSSGMKDMYDQIVKFGAYIVDALREYTKPIFVYIPPNGELRGGAWAVVDTTINPRYLEMFADTTSRGGVLEPTGIVEIKFRNKDIVKTMHRIDPVIQKLKENLNASNSIEEKTEIETVIRKREKTLIPIYQQVAVYFADLHDTPERMLEKNVIQDIIPWQKARPLLYWKLRRRLLEEDIKKDILSMQPKLDVRQIGAMLRRWFIEDKGATESYLWDQDQAATTWLEAQLVNENSVISRNIMCVKKDAVITRIKEALETCPEVRLDAVLEIAHRLNPAERAELQRTLSQMEAPDQEHHIDSSSSS, encoded by the exons ACCCAGCATGTCGCAGGGTACGGTGATGATTCAGACACAAAATCGATTGCAAGAGAAAGACTTCACCGTTGCGACACCCGAAGAATTCGTACATCGTTTTGGTGGCACCAAGGTTATCAACAAG GTTTTAATAGCTAACAATGGAATCGCTGCAGTCAAATGTATGCGGTCGATACGACGATGGTCTTACGAGATGTTTAAGAACGAAAGAGCGGTACGTTTCGTGGTCATGGTCACGCCGGAAGATCTCAAAGCTAACgcggaatatataaaaatggctGATCAATATGTCCCCGTACCTGGTGGAACAAACAATAACAATTATGCGAACGTCGAGCTCATCGTGGATATCGCAACGAGGACGCAGGTGCAGGCTGTTTGGGCTGGATGGGGTCACGCATCAGAAAATCCTAAATTACCAGAGTTACTGCATAAGaataatatctcttttatag GTCCATCCGAGAGAGCTATGTGGGCTTTAGGTGATAAGATAGCATCGAGTATTGTCGCTCAAACAGCAGATGTTCCTACGTTACCTTGGTCGGGATCTGAATTGAAAGCTCAATATAGTGgcaagaagataaagatatcGACCGAATTGTTCAAGAAAGGTTGTGTTTCCACCGTCGAGGAATGTCTTGCCGCGGCTAATAAAATTGGTTTTCCGATTATGGTGAAAGCTAGCGAAGGTGGCGGCGGTAAGGGTATTAGAAAATGCGAAAACGCGGAAGAGTTGCCCGCCTTGTTTAG ACAAGTGCAAGGCGAGATACCGGGTTCACCGATATTTATCATGAAAATGGCGAAGTGTGCTCGTCATTTAGAGGTTCAATTATTAGCCGATAATTACGGTAATGCAATATCGTTGTTCGGCCGTGATTGCTCTATCCAAAGAAGACatcagaaaataatagaagaggCACCAGCGGTAATAGCCAAGCCTGAAGTCTTcgaagagatggagaaa GCTGCTGTGAGATTAGCAAAAATGGTCGGATATGTCAGTGCGGGTACCgttgaatatttatacgatactTCTGgccgttattattttttggaatTGAATCCTAGACTTCAAGTGGAACATCCGTGTACCGAGATGGTATCGGACGTTAATCTGCCCGCTGCACAACTTCAAGTGGCGATGGGATTGCCTCTTCATCATATTAAAGATATACGTCTCCTTTATGGCGAGAGTCCTTGGGGAGACAGTCAAATAGATTTCGATCAGTTACGTCATAAACCACAACCTTGGGGACATGTGATAGCTGCTAGAATTACCAGTGAAAATCCTGACGAAG GTTTCAAACCGAGTTCTGGTACCGTACAAGAATTGAACTTTAGATCGTCGAAGAACGTTTGGGGTTATTTTTCTGTCGGAGCATCGGGTGGTCTTCACGAGTTCGCAGATTCTCAATTCGGTCATTGTTTTTCCTGGGGGGAAGATCGTTATCAAGCTCGAGAGAATTTGGTGATAGCGTTGAAGGAATTAAGCATCAGAGGTGACTTCAGGACAACGGTGGAATATCTTATAACTTTGTTGGAAACTGAAGCCTTCCAACAAAACAATATCGACACGTCGTGGCTCGATGTGCTTATAGCAGAGCGCGTTAAAAGCGATAAGCCAAACGTTTTATTAGCCGTCACGTGTGGTGCCATTCATATCGCTGATAGAACTATCACTGCTTCGTTCACTGAATTTCAGACGGCCTTGGAGAAGGGTCAAGTGCAAGGCAGTAATGATTTAAATAACCTCGTAGAT GTAGAACTAGTGAACGATGGTTACAAGTACAAAGTTCAAGCAGCTAAGTCAGGTCCTAATAGTTATTTCCTCGTTTTAAATAGTTCCTATAAAGAAATCGAAGTTCATCGACTTTCCGATGGTGGTTTGTTACTCTCGATGGATGGTGCCAGTTATACGACGTACATGAAGGAAGAAGTAGATCGTTATAGAATTACTATAGGTAATCAAACCTGTGTATTTGAAAAGGATAACGACCCGTCTTTACTTAGATCACCATCAGCGggtaaattgataaatttcttgGTGGAGGATAGTGGTCACGTCGATAGGGGACAAGCTTACGCTGAAATCGAAgttatgaaaatgataatgacgGTAACGACCAGCGAAGCTGGTACATTGTTCTACGTGAAAAGACCAGGTGCTATTCTCGAAGCTGGCACTGTTATAGCTCATTTAGAACTGGATGATCCATCTTTGGTGACGAATGCTGAGGAATATAGTGGCCAATTTCCAACGCCAGCGGTACCAGCTATACCAGACAAATTGAATCATCTTCATTCCAAATATCGGACTGCTTTAGAAAATACACTAGCTGGTTACTGTTTACCAGATCCGTATCATTTACCACGTTTACGTGAACTCATCGAAAAGTTCATGTTCTCCTTACGCGATCCTAGCTTACCGTTGCTCGAACTTCAAGAGGTAATAGCTACGATATCAGGAAGAATCCCAGCTTCAGTCGAGAAGAAGATCAGAAAATTAATGTCCTTGTACGAGAGAAACATAACTTCTGTTCTTGCACAATTCCCCAGTCAACAGATCGCAGCTGTCATTGACGGGCACGCTGCTACGCTTTCGAAACGTTCCGATAGAGATGTATTCTTCTTGACTACTCAAGCGATCGTACAGCTCGTGCAGAGATATCGAAATGGTATACGTGGTCGAATGAAAACTGCCGTACACGAACTTCTTCGTCAATATTATATGGTCGAGTGTCAATTTCAACAAGGGCATTACGACAAATGTGTGTCCGCTCTGATAGAACAATACAAGGACGATTTAAGTACCGTAACTGCCATGATTTTTAGTCACAACCaagtaacgaaaaagaatatattagtGACTATGCTGATAGATCATCTCTGGGCGAATGAACCTGGTCTCACCGACGAATTAGCTAGTACTTTAACGGAATTGACCAGTTTGAACAGAACGGAGCACAGTCGTGTTGCGTTAAGAGCCAGACAGGTATTGATAGCTGCTCATCAACCTGCCTACGAACTCAGACACAATCAAATGGAATCCATTTTCTTATCAGCCGTTGATATGTACGGGCACGACTTTCATCCGGAAAATCTTCAAAAGCTGATACTCTCCGAAACATCTATATTCGATATCCTTCATGATTTCTTCTATCATTCGAATCGTGCAGTTTGCAATGCCGCCTTGGAAGTTTATGTTCGCAGAGCCTACATCAGTTACGAGTTAACGTGTTTACAACACTTGGAATTGTCAGGAGAAATACCTCTCGTACATTTCCAATTCTTGCTCCCTAACAATCATCCTAATCGACAAACCCAATCGATTGTTAATTACAGAACAGGAGCGATGGCAGCATTCAAAGACTTCGATCAATTTCGCGAATACTCGGACGAGATCTTGGACTTGTTGGAAGATTTGTCGTCGCCGAGTTCAGTATCTGTTAAAGTCCTAGAGGCCGTAGACGCGATTGGTAGCGAATCTCGTCACAGTACGTCCATAAACGTATCGCTCAGCACTGCGGCGGAAGCTGCAACTGCCGCAGAATTAGGTGAGAGGCCAGCCGAACCTGTACACATTTTAAGCATTGCCATTCAAGAGAACGGTAATCAAGACGACGCTACTATGGCAAGATTATTTGGTGACTGGTGTGCAACGAGCAAGGAAGAGTTAATATCTCGCGGTATCAGAAGAGTCACTTTCGCAGCCCTAAAGAAGAAACAGTTTCCAAAATTCTTTACGTTCAGACAAAGGGACGGATTTGTCGAGGATAGAATTTATCGACATCTCGAGCCAGGGTGCGCTTTTCAATTGGAACTTAATAGAATGCGAACGTACGATCTGGAGGCCTTGCCTACGTCGAATCAAAAGATGCACCTGTACCTTGGACAGGCAAAAGTAGCCAAAGGGCAACAAGTTACAGATTATCGTTTCTTCATACGCTCTATTATTCGTCATTCCGATCTTATAACGAAGGAAGCAAGTTTCGATTATCTTCACAACGAAGGAGAGCGCGTGCTGCTCGAAGCTATGGATGAGTTGGAAGTGGCCTTTTCGCATCCTCTAGCTAAACGTACCGAAtgtaatcatatatttttaaatttcgttCCTACGGTGATAATGGATCCTGCCAGAATAGAGGAAAGTGTTACCAGTATGGTACTTAGATATGGTCCGAGATTATGGAAGTTACGTGTTCGCCAGGCCGAAATCAAAATGACAATCCGTCCAGCTCCGGGCAAATCGACGTCGAATATACGCTTGTGTATCGCCAATGACAGCGGTTACAGTATAGATTTACATCTTTACGCTGAATCGACGGATCCTAAGACAGGTATCATTCGTTTTGAATCTTATCCACCGCCTGCTGCTAACTTATCCAATTGGAGACCCGGCCCTATGCACGGTTTGCCAATTTCAACACCGTATCTCACCAAGGATTATCTTCAAGCCAAGAGATTCCAAGCGCAAAGTGCTGGTACCACTTACGCGTACGACTTGCCTGACATATTTCGTCAGCAAGTAGAAAAGTCTTGGCACAAATATATCGAGGAGAGACCAAATTCGAACATCACGATTCCCACGTCTGTGATGGATTGCGTTGAGCTAGTACTGGACGGTGACAATCTCGTTGAACAAAAGCGTTTGCCTGGTGAGAACGACGTAGGCATGGTAGCTTGGAGATTAACTCTTTACACACCTGAGTTCCCGGCTGGTCGTGATATTATACTTATCTCCAACGACCTCACGCATTTTCTCGGCTCGTTTGGCCCAAAGGAGGACTTCCTATTTTACAGAGCATCCGAGAGAGCGAGACAACTTGGTATCCCGCGTATTTATTTCGCCGCGAACGCAGGTGCACGTATTGGTCTGGCTGAAGAGATCAAAGGATTGTTCAAAATAGCTTGGGAAGATGAAGGTGAACCTGAAAAGGGATTCAAGTATATATACTTGACACCAGATGATTATGCTCGTTTAGCACCTTTTAATTCAGTCAAGGCTTCCTTGATCGAGGATCCAGCCGGTGAATCTCGTTATAAGATTACGGACATCATTGGCAAAGACGATGGTATAGGCGTGGAGAATTTAAAATACGCTGGTATGATTGCTAGCGAAACGTCCAGAGCTTACGATGAAATCGTCACCATCTCCATTGTTTCGTGCCGCGCCATTGGTATCGGTTCTTATTTGGTGCGTCTTGGTCAGAGAACaattcaaattgaaaattctCACATCATTCTTACTGGTTACCGAGCATTGAACGCCGTCTTAGGACGCGAAGTGTACGCTAGTAACAATCAACTAGGGGGTATTCAAATTATGCATAACAACGGTGTTACTCATGCGGTCGATAGTAGGGATTTGGAAGGCGTGGCCACAGTTTTGAAATGGTTGAGTTATTTCCCCAGGGCAAGGGGTACAAGTTTGCCGATATTACCCTCACCTCTCCCCGATTCTATCAACCGAGACATTACTTATGTACCTACGAAAGCACCTTATGATCCAAGGTGGATGTTAGAAGGTAGATACTCGCCTAACGATCAGAATGTCTGGGAAAGTGGTTTCTTCGATCGTGGATCGTGGCAG GAAATCATGAAACCTTGGGCACAAACTGTAATAACAGGTCGAGCGAGATTAGGTGGTATACCTTGTGGTGTTATCGCCGTTGAAACAAGAACCGTCGAATTACATCTTCCTGCTGATCCTGCTAATCTCGATTCGGAAGCTAAGACAATATCTCAAGCTGGTCAAGTATGGTTCCCAGATAGTGCCTACAAAACCGCACAAGCTATTCGAGATTTTAATAGGGAAGAACTGCCGCTTGTTATATTTGCTAACTGGAGAGGATTTTCCAGTGGCATGAAAG ACATGTACGATCAAATTGTGAAATTCGGTGCCTATATCGTCGACGCGCTGAGAGAATACACGAAAcctatatttgtatacattcCACCAAATGGTGAACTCAGAGGTGGTGCATGGGCCGTAGTGGACACTACGATTAATCCACGATACTTAGAAATGTTTGCCGATACCACCAGTAGGGGTGGTGTCCTGGAGCCGACTGGtatcgtagaaataaaatttagaaacaaGGATATCGTCAAGACTATGCATAGAATAGATCCTGTTATTCAAAAGTTAAAA GAAAATCTTAATGCATCAAATTCAATCGAGGAAAAAACGGAAATCGAAACAGTAAttcgtaagagagagaaaacattgATACCGATATATCAACAAGTTGCTGTCTACTTTGCGGATCTTCACGACACACCAGAACGAATGTTGGAGAAAAACGTGATACAGGATATAATACCATGGCAAAAAGCAAGGCCGTTGCTTTATTGGAAATTAAGACGGAGACTTTTGGAAGAGGATATCAAGAAGGATATTTTGTCAATGCAACCTAAGCTCGACGTTAGACAAATTGGTGCGATGCTACGACGATGGTTTATCGAAGATAAAGGAGCTACAGAATCGTACCTTTGGGATCAGGATCAAGCGGCTACCACTTGGTTGGAGGCACAGCTTGTTAATGAGAATAGCGTTATATCACGTAATATTATGTGCGTAAAGAAGGATGCAGTTATCACACGTATCAAAGAAGCTCTCGAAACTTGTCCAGAAGTAAGATTAGATGCTGTCCTGGAAATCGCGCATAGATTAAATCCTGCCGAACGTGCCGAGTTACAAAGGACTTTATCGCAAATGGAAGCACCAGATCAGGAACATCACATCGATTCGAGTTCTTCATCCTAA